Proteins encoded in a region of the Stieleria neptunia genome:
- the flgK gene encoding flagellar hook-associated protein FlgK — protein MPNFSIGLSALRTSQFALEVVSNNISNANTDGYHRRRLSMESTPPNYTGGFRVGNGVTISGITRIRDQVTESSLTSVISDSNDVDQLLTIERKIESALLTGDNSVGRQLDQFFAEFTNLSASPNEPAQRSALLETGKQLSGGLRDAAQQLTELKNNVRLQIENEIELLNGDLQELSVVSFEINKFSAQGIERNNELDQRDAVLNRIAEVVGIARNEQPGGQLHLTIGNHSIEQGSHPSTLSVVEEGGQLEIYLDDSARPLSVETGRLSALVEAYNEIIPAFEEKLDQIAGQLIQSVNTIHATGIGSTGSFTNLVGNVNVSDTDVPLSEAFPEGDLTAGELTLSVIDANGDRQTHVISIDPDVDTLEDVAAELTGILGITASIRAVSNQFQITTGADLEFDFAGGVETNPDLSLFSGTSVATVAGTYTGESNESLTVQIEGSGQVGSAAALFANVYSSSGALLTRVNVGDGYEAGSAIELDDGVELSFSAGTMNDGDEFTTRLTGEPDQTGILAALGINAFFSGTDAHSIQVDTNVATDPGRIATGRTGEAADTSNLARFIAIDDATLMPGGRTIGQYASEMGTEIGFEINSNTALSTSLTTYQLRLETERDAKSGVDLNEELVYLQEYQKSYEAAVRIIQATDEMLTELFRIIG, from the coding sequence ATGCCCAATTTTTCAATCGGCCTGTCCGCCCTGCGAACCAGCCAGTTCGCTCTGGAAGTGGTCTCCAACAACATCTCCAACGCCAACACCGATGGATACCACCGGCGACGGCTTTCCATGGAATCGACTCCGCCAAATTACACCGGCGGTTTTCGTGTCGGCAACGGCGTCACGATCTCGGGAATCACTCGGATCCGCGACCAGGTCACCGAATCTTCCTTGACCAGCGTGATCTCCGATTCCAACGATGTCGACCAGCTGTTGACCATCGAGCGGAAGATCGAATCGGCGTTGCTGACCGGCGACAATTCGGTCGGACGACAACTCGATCAGTTCTTCGCCGAGTTCACGAACTTGTCGGCGTCCCCGAACGAGCCGGCCCAGCGATCGGCATTGTTGGAGACCGGCAAACAGCTGTCCGGCGGTCTGCGTGACGCGGCGCAACAGTTGACCGAACTGAAGAACAACGTGCGGCTGCAAATCGAAAACGAGATCGAATTGCTCAACGGCGACCTGCAAGAGTTGAGCGTTGTCAGTTTCGAGATCAACAAGTTTTCCGCCCAGGGCATCGAGCGGAACAACGAATTGGACCAACGCGACGCCGTTCTGAACCGGATCGCGGAAGTCGTCGGCATCGCGCGGAACGAACAACCCGGTGGCCAATTGCACCTGACCATCGGCAACCACAGCATCGAACAGGGCAGCCACCCCAGCACCCTGTCCGTCGTGGAAGAGGGCGGACAGCTGGAGATCTACTTGGACGATTCTGCGCGGCCCTTGTCGGTGGAAACCGGGCGGCTCTCGGCGCTGGTCGAAGCGTACAACGAAATCATTCCCGCCTTCGAAGAAAAACTGGACCAAATTGCCGGCCAACTGATCCAGAGCGTCAACACCATTCATGCGACGGGGATCGGCAGCACGGGATCGTTCACGAATCTGGTCGGCAACGTCAACGTCTCCGACACCGATGTGCCGTTGTCCGAAGCGTTCCCCGAGGGGGACCTGACCGCCGGAGAACTCACTCTGTCGGTGATCGATGCCAACGGCGATCGGCAGACGCATGTCATTTCGATCGATCCCGACGTGGACACACTGGAAGACGTGGCGGCGGAATTGACCGGGATCTTGGGGATCACCGCATCGATCCGAGCGGTCAGCAACCAGTTCCAAATCACCACGGGGGCGGATCTGGAATTCGATTTCGCCGGCGGCGTGGAAACCAATCCCGACCTGTCGCTGTTTTCCGGTACCAGTGTGGCGACCGTCGCGGGCACCTACACCGGCGAAAGCAACGAATCGTTGACCGTCCAAATCGAGGGCAGCGGACAAGTCGGTAGCGCCGCGGCGCTGTTCGCCAACGTGTATTCGTCCAGCGGTGCGTTGTTGACCCGCGTGAACGTCGGCGACGGATACGAAGCCGGTTCCGCGATCGAACTCGACGACGGCGTCGAACTCTCCTTCAGTGCCGGCACGATGAACGATGGCGATGAATTCACGACACGGTTGACGGGTGAACCGGATCAGACGGGTATCCTGGCCGCGCTGGGCATCAACGCGTTCTTCAGCGGAACCGATGCCCATTCGATCCAAGTCGACACGAACGTTGCCACCGATCCCGGCCGAATTGCAACCGGGCGAACCGGCGAAGCGGCCGACACCAGCAATCTTGCTCGATTCATCGCCATTGATGATGCCACGTTGATGCCCGGTGGTCGCACGATCGGACAGTACGCCAGTGAAATGGGCACCGAGATCGGTTTCGAGATCAATTCCAACACCGCGTTGAGCACCAGTTTGACCACATACCAACTTCGGCTGGAAACGGAGAGAGACGCGAAATCAGGCGTCGATCTGAACGAAGAATTGGTCTATTTGCAGGAATACCAAAAGTCATATGAGGCGGCCGTCCGAATCATTCAGGCGACCGACGAAATGCTCACCGAACTGTTCAGAATCATAGGTTAA
- the flgL gene encoding flagellar hook-associated protein FlgL, whose amino-acid sequence MDARVTSQTFTRNAIHFTSLHSSQLLTAQRQITSGLQFELPSEEPVAYRQVRSLETRYVELQADKTVIGRATSTLNSSVAQFQDVSELITLSKNLVQQGIQALDSDERNALATEIDALLAQAQQIGLAKFNENYLYGGTRSDQPPFTFAEPVRENGILEVSYQGSLQRSQTHIGDSISIDTYYDGSKIFGGSGRESTVLVGTTGAKHGGGTDTLVGRATLQVRHDTTSYAGGSGVLAGTGSAAGDTILGPAGAHQLTIVDTAGDGSAGTISLNGGEPVAFSNTDTNLRVPGLFGQEVYLDTTNIAAGFNGTVDITSTGTLSVDDGASTIPIDYSSSQLVSDVDSGQFTTIDSSNIRSTGDDSLEFPGTSDLFQILHATAADLRNSRELSSAEYGQALDRRLNELDQAASRVFSVMGEQSTSLQTMQTMEFRVDDLMLSVESNIGELQATDFPDAVLRLENSQTLLQYTYAVTANLNSLGLLEFLR is encoded by the coding sequence ATGGATGCTCGAGTCACTTCGCAAACGTTTACCCGTAATGCGATCCATTTCACCTCGCTGCACAGCTCGCAATTGCTGACCGCCCAACGGCAGATTACCTCGGGGCTGCAGTTCGAACTGCCGTCGGAAGAACCGGTCGCCTATCGACAGGTCCGATCGTTGGAAACCCGCTACGTCGAATTGCAGGCCGACAAAACCGTGATCGGTCGCGCAACCTCGACGCTCAACTCCAGTGTCGCCCAGTTTCAAGATGTCAGCGAACTGATCACGCTTTCCAAAAACCTGGTGCAACAAGGAATACAAGCGCTGGATTCCGACGAACGCAATGCGCTGGCAACCGAAATTGACGCGTTGTTGGCCCAAGCGCAACAAATCGGACTGGCAAAGTTCAACGAAAACTATTTGTACGGGGGCACGCGATCCGACCAACCTCCTTTCACGTTCGCTGAACCGGTGCGTGAAAATGGCATCTTGGAAGTCAGCTACCAAGGGTCCCTGCAACGCAGTCAAACCCACATCGGTGATTCGATCTCGATCGACACCTACTATGACGGGTCCAAAATCTTCGGAGGCTCCGGTCGCGAATCGACCGTGCTGGTCGGAACCACGGGAGCGAAGCATGGCGGAGGCACCGACACGCTGGTCGGTCGAGCCACCTTGCAGGTTCGACACGACACCACCAGCTATGCCGGCGGCTCCGGTGTCCTGGCCGGAACCGGTTCCGCGGCCGGCGACACCATCCTCGGCCCGGCTGGTGCGCATCAGTTGACGATCGTTGACACAGCCGGTGACGGTTCGGCCGGGACCATCTCCCTCAACGGCGGCGAACCGGTTGCGTTTTCCAACACGGACACCAACTTACGCGTACCGGGTCTATTCGGCCAAGAAGTCTACTTGGACACGACCAACATCGCCGCCGGTTTCAACGGGACCGTCGATATCACGTCGACGGGAACGTTGAGCGTCGACGACGGGGCATCGACCATCCCGATCGACTACAGTTCCAGTCAACTGGTTTCCGACGTCGACAGCGGCCAATTCACCACGATCGACTCGAGCAACATCCGCTCGACCGGCGACGATTCACTGGAGTTTCCCGGAACGTCCGACCTGTTCCAGATTCTGCACGCCACCGCCGCAGACCTGCGCAACAGCAGGGAGCTGAGTTCCGCCGAGTATGGTCAAGCGCTCGACCGGCGACTGAATGAACTGGACCAAGCCGCCAGCAGGGTGTTCAGCGTGATGGGCGAACAATCGACTTCCTTGCAGACGATGCAGACGATGGAGTTTCGCGTCGACGATTTGATGCTTTCGGTCGAATCGAATATCGGCGAACTCCAAGCCACCGACTTTCCCGATGCGGTGCTGCGTCTGGAAAATTCACAGACGCTGCTGCAGTACACCTACGCCGTCACAGCGAATCTGAATTCGCTGGGGCTGTTGGAATTCTTGCGATAG
- a CDS encoding class I SAM-dependent methyltransferase: protein MRIGFAFAAVCLICVTSALAQDATAAAEQSVKPGINDQFVDPELDVSEWMGRFEVESREVYAARKDVLEACGIRPGQSVADIGAGTGFYSRLFADAVGKEGWVFSVDISPRFLEHINTKAREDNVHNLTGVLCSDRSVNLPPHSIDVAFICDTYHHFEYPHLTVESIYKAIKPGGALIVIDFDRIPGKSREFILGHVRAGKQVFRSEIEKGGFEFVDEVQVPAFEENYLLRFRKPAAS, encoded by the coding sequence GTGAGAATCGGATTCGCGTTTGCGGCGGTTTGTCTGATCTGCGTCACGTCGGCGTTGGCCCAGGATGCGACCGCTGCGGCCGAGCAAAGTGTCAAGCCTGGGATCAACGACCAGTTCGTCGATCCCGAGTTGGACGTCAGTGAATGGATGGGCCGATTCGAAGTCGAAAGCCGCGAGGTCTACGCGGCGCGAAAGGACGTGCTGGAGGCTTGTGGCATCCGGCCCGGTCAGAGTGTCGCCGACATCGGTGCCGGTACCGGTTTCTACAGCCGGCTTTTCGCCGATGCGGTTGGAAAAGAGGGCTGGGTGTTTTCCGTCGACATCTCCCCGCGTTTCCTGGAACACATCAACACCAAAGCGCGGGAAGACAACGTGCACAATTTGACCGGTGTGCTGTGTTCGGACCGTTCGGTCAATCTGCCACCCCATTCGATTGATGTCGCGTTCATCTGCGACACCTACCATCACTTTGAATATCCGCATCTGACGGTCGAATCGATTTACAAGGCGATCAAGCCGGGCGGTGCATTGATCGTCATCGACTTTGATCGGATTCCCGGAAAGTCGCGCGAATTCATCCTCGGTCATGTCCGCGCCGGCAAACAGGTGTTTCGCAGCGAGATCGAGAAGGGCGGATTCGAATTCGTCGATGAAGTCCAGGTGCCGGCATTCGAAGAAAACTATCTGTTGCGTTTTCGCAAACCGGCGGCGTCCTGA
- a CDS encoding ATP-binding response regulator, with the protein MKTSIPPQPSAADSDSLLSVLSVLVVEDNDLDFLQVSKNLRHGRKRISLSHATSLGAALQELEIRDFDVILTDLCLPDSSGLDTVKRLKAKCDAIPILVLTGLDDEAVEREILHAGAQDFLPKGLANSSWTRKAIEHAVQRQQSINEMSRVTAELQASHRLLREQAELREQDHQKLERMHQTAHEFLAKASHDIRNPLTVIKEHVSIVREGLAGRINLEQAAMLEKALIRADDVNNKLDDLLDSSKLDSGLLDICRRPCHVDEIIDSVRASIEQRAAMRNVKLEIQSQVEAPVAYCDGQKACRVLVCLAVNAINACNDAGNVRIWVRYDEPNQHIRIGVNDDGIGIQPRQCDQLAARFARPGVTTDPDDKLLGLGLSIAARFCRLNLGQLHVESEPGLGSIFWFSLPVVGSDQIFPRWLELQSAPMQYVQLLSFHLNEQCTPAEKRDSELLLTYLTENHELLIQASDSQWWLATSSIFPDVDARLKKATDEIARLTEVRAANPAFDIGIQTRGIWSLKRPIDEIDAAYQQLLQDEPSQATR; encoded by the coding sequence ATGAAGACGTCGATTCCACCGCAACCTTCCGCGGCGGATTCCGACAGCCTGCTCAGCGTGCTCAGCGTGCTGGTCGTCGAGGACAATGATCTGGATTTCTTGCAAGTCTCGAAAAACTTGCGGCACGGACGGAAACGAATCTCCCTCTCGCATGCGACCTCGTTGGGCGCGGCACTGCAGGAACTGGAGATCCGTGACTTCGACGTCATCCTGACCGATCTCTGTCTCCCGGACTCGAGTGGTCTGGATACGGTCAAGCGACTGAAAGCGAAATGTGATGCCATCCCGATCTTGGTCCTGACCGGCCTGGACGACGAAGCGGTTGAACGGGAAATCCTGCATGCCGGTGCACAAGATTTCCTGCCCAAAGGGCTCGCCAACAGCAGTTGGACACGCAAAGCAATCGAACATGCCGTCCAGCGGCAACAGTCCATCAACGAAATGAGTCGGGTCACCGCGGAATTGCAAGCCAGCCACCGGCTGCTGCGGGAACAAGCCGAACTGAGGGAACAGGACCACCAGAAACTGGAACGCATGCACCAAACGGCGCACGAGTTTTTGGCCAAAGCCTCGCACGACATCCGCAATCCGTTGACCGTCATCAAAGAACACGTCTCGATCGTTCGCGAGGGCTTGGCCGGCCGAATCAATCTGGAACAGGCCGCGATGCTGGAAAAGGCATTGATTCGAGCCGACGACGTGAACAACAAATTGGATGACTTGTTGGATTCAAGCAAACTCGATTCGGGGCTGCTGGACATCTGTCGCCGGCCCTGCCACGTCGACGAAATCATTGACTCGGTCCGTGCCTCGATCGAGCAACGAGCCGCGATGCGGAATGTGAAACTGGAAATTCAATCGCAAGTCGAAGCGCCGGTCGCGTACTGCGACGGGCAAAAGGCCTGTCGCGTCTTGGTTTGCCTGGCCGTCAACGCCATCAATGCGTGCAACGATGCGGGGAACGTGCGGATTTGGGTGCGTTACGATGAACCCAATCAACACATTCGAATCGGCGTCAACGACGATGGGATCGGAATCCAGCCCCGACAGTGCGATCAGCTCGCCGCCCGCTTTGCCAGGCCCGGAGTGACGACCGATCCCGATGACAAACTGCTGGGGCTGGGCTTATCCATCGCCGCCCGTTTCTGCCGACTCAATCTGGGCCAATTGCACGTCGAGTCCGAACCCGGTTTGGGATCAATCTTTTGGTTCAGCCTTCCGGTCGTGGGAAGCGACCAGATCTTTCCGCGGTGGTTGGAATTGCAATCCGCACCGATGCAGTATGTCCAACTCCTCTCGTTTCACCTGAATGAACAATGCACGCCGGCGGAAAAACGGGACAGCGAACTGTTGCTGACCTACCTGACGGAAAACCATGAACTGCTGATCCAAGCGTCCGATTCGCAGTGGTGGCTGGCGACCAGTTCGATCTTCCCCGACGTCGATGCACGATTGAAAAAGGCAACCGATGAGATCGCACGACTGACCGAAGTCCGTGCCGCCAACCCGGCCTTTGACATCGGCATCCAAACACGCGGCATCTGGAGCCTGAAGCGTCCGATCGACGAAATCGATGCGGCGTATCAACAGCTCCTGCAGGACGAGCCGTCGCAGGCAACGCGGTAG
- a CDS encoding response regulator: MSEKQILIADDDQDLLELLSLRCKQLGLDVITVSDAMDALANADYYAPQIALLDVRMPGGNGVSVSEMMATDERLSQTSVIVMTGDPNEKIQQRCHEMGAQLVKKDQQIWTRLEPLLKALLEDGAEHQATPLAEFSDVQSTPADEGDESLLSMLKDWGWLDDSQPSAVEEEAATDAAPWVLAIDDDPDFSIGLQKRLLSVGVQLVRAYRGMDGYRSAFQSRPAAILLDYQMPDGNGEYILRRLKESAATDSVPVIVVTGMRDASLKRRMLAGGASEFLSKPVSWDQLKRALVQYTDLDLRTSIVPEAMVCSAV; the protein is encoded by the coding sequence ATGAGTGAGAAACAAATCTTAATTGCCGATGACGATCAAGACCTGCTGGAATTGCTCAGCCTCCGTTGCAAACAACTGGGCTTGGATGTGATCACGGTCAGTGACGCGATGGATGCACTGGCCAACGCCGATTACTATGCGCCGCAAATCGCGCTGTTGGACGTTCGGATGCCGGGAGGGAATGGCGTCAGCGTGTCGGAGATGATGGCGACGGACGAACGCCTGAGCCAAACGTCGGTGATCGTGATGACCGGCGATCCGAATGAAAAAATTCAGCAACGTTGTCACGAAATGGGCGCCCAGCTGGTCAAGAAAGACCAACAGATCTGGACGCGTCTGGAACCCCTGTTGAAAGCGCTGCTTGAAGACGGGGCCGAGCACCAAGCCACACCGCTGGCCGAGTTTTCCGACGTCCAGTCGACGCCGGCGGATGAAGGCGATGAATCGCTGCTGTCGATGCTGAAAGATTGGGGGTGGCTGGACGATTCGCAGCCGTCTGCCGTGGAAGAGGAAGCGGCCACCGACGCGGCGCCTTGGGTGCTGGCGATCGACGATGACCCCGATTTTTCCATCGGTCTGCAAAAGCGACTACTCAGCGTCGGCGTGCAACTGGTGCGGGCCTACCGGGGCATGGACGGATATCGCAGCGCCTTTCAAAGCCGCCCCGCGGCGATCTTGTTGGACTATCAAATGCCCGACGGAAATGGCGAGTACATTCTGCGTCGTTTGAAGGAATCGGCCGCCACCGACTCGGTGCCGGTCATCGTGGTGACCGGAATGCGGGATGCGTCGTTGAAACGTCGAATGCTCGCCGGCGGGGCCAGCGAGTTTCTGTCGAAACCGGTTTCCTGGGACCAACTAAAACGGGCGCTGGTGCAATACACCGACCTGGACCTGCGGACAAGCATCGTCCCCGAAGCCATGGTCTGTTCGGCCGTGTAG